One region of Oryza sativa Japonica Group chromosome 10, ASM3414082v1 genomic DNA includes:
- the LOC9266911 gene encoding uncharacterized protein: MRFLYAPRMEEFILKKIVERWWQYKAKLKDLYFDVNETKEANCNNVLEGVLSDQWIALVNHWMNEKSKRISEQNKKNCQKKKAIHTAGTKSFAHTREEMRQKDPAKKKPHRAVVYVHTHKRKSDKNINGHVDNLKRLIAEQLALADASKGKTAWKGDALNQILGDDKPGRVHGLGLVPKPKQVLDVPTSRRLQNINLTTVEDNSSEDVMAIRPQMEKLERHVENNDAELLQLKEKATKLEKAQKNQGGLDGASTNKKAICDDVPNSKRRRVYGDNPSQEICMFEEGNIMDQQDNSLMNTQSHVHDENLQPPTKHSTVYKNTQSLGQNHSGKQRKITSCANKRKGNLDQNELMQPGKSISSAYKNNKPNNQDNYMVNAHKVTSTHKNKENLTRKLVRPSLNKYSTASKKRQCNTMDFLTDNSTVKVYGDGPLQEICHVEQENIVMNSQSHVQDEDKTPPTKHATAHKNKRTFGLNDHGKQMEIICAKISFHFLFSSKII, encoded by the exons ATGAGATTCCTTTATGCTCCTCGGATGGAAGagttcatattaaaaaaaattgtagaaaGATGGTGGCAATATAAAGCAAAACTAAAAGATTTGTATTTTGATGTGAATGAGACTAAGGAAGCTAATTGCAACAATGTCCTAGAAGGTGTGCTTTCTGACCAGTGGATTGCTCTTGTCAATCATTGGATGAACGAGAAATCGAAG AGAATAAGTGAGCAGAATAAGAAAAACTGCCAAAAGAAGAAGGCAATTCACACAGCAGGGACAAAGAGTTTTGCTCACACAAGAGAAGAGATG AGACAAAAAGATCCTGCAAAGAAGAAACCACATAGAGCTGTTGTTTATGTCCACACACACAAGCGCAAAAGTGACAAGAATATAAATGGGCATGTG GATAATTTGAAGAGACTTATAGCTGAACAACTAGCTTTAGCGGATGCTAGTAAAGGAAAGACTGCTTGGAAAGGAGATGCATTGAACCAAATACTAGGAGATGACAAGCCTGGGCGTGTGCATGGTCTTGGACTAGTTCCAAAGCCTAAACAAGTGCTTGATGTGCCAACTTCCCGACGTTTGCAGAATATAAATCTTACTACAGTGGAGGATAACTCCAGTGAAGATGTAATGGCTATTAGACCGcagatggaaaagttagaacgCCATGTTGAGAATAATGATGCTGAACTTTTACAATTAAAAGAGAAGGCAACCAAGTTGGAAAAGGCACAAAAGAATCAG GGAGGTTTAGATGGAGCGTCAACAAACAAAAAAGCTATTTGTGATGACGTACCTAATTCAAAAAGGAGG AGAGTGTATGGTGACAACCCCTCGCAAGAAATTTGTATGTTTGAGGAGGGAAACATTATGGATCAGCAGGACAACAGTTTGATG AATACACAAAGCCATGTGCACGATGAGAATTTGCAACCACCAACCAAGCATTCTACTGTTTACAAG AATACACAGTCTTTGGGCCAGAATCACAGTGGGAAGCAAAGGAAGATTACTTCCTGTGCAAACAAG CGCAAAGGAAATTTGGACCAGAATGAGCTTATGCAACCAGGGAAGAGTATTTCTAGTGCATACAAG AACAATAAACCTAACAACCAGGACAACTATATGGTGAATGCACACAAAGTTACAAGTACACACAAG AACAAAGAGAACCTTACCCGCAAGCTTGTTAGACCAAGCCTAAACAAGTATAGTACTGCTTCTAAG AAACGACAATGCAACACAATGGACTTTTTAACTGACAATTCAACAGTG AAAGTGTATGGTGACGGTCCCTTGCAAGAAATTTGTCATGTTGAGCAGGAAAACATTGTGATG AATTCACAAAGCCATGTTCAAGATGAGGATAAGACACCACCAACCAAGCATGCTACTGCACACAAG AACAAACGAACCTTTGGCCTAAATGACCATGGGAAACAGATGGAGATTATTTGTGCCAAGATTAGTTTTCACTTCTTATTTAGTTCAAAAATTATTTGA